A single genomic interval of Nerophis ophidion isolate RoL-2023_Sa linkage group LG11, RoL_Noph_v1.0, whole genome shotgun sequence harbors:
- the si:dkey-79d12.5 gene encoding maternal B9.15 protein produces MKREVKAGVNFFKRLAVASGKLDDAKAQLFAEKLQKLLLDKFEDHWYPDSPNKGQAFRCIRINKWMPHDEALLKACEECELTTSDLSLPPQVTVWIDPLKVCARSGENSHPFTVACFSDKEEGTKEEKAVLNLDTSDYHSATSSDCGSAASSDTEEETKSKEKQEEPEKEKIVKKAWAMGEVIPPLARTWKGRKDAANKFRYSKNMVPANPRYFFHPAPMWPHQYQYLPPVCTHRAPPQPQVFGFYVLPQPPPHFILPLAALH; encoded by the exons ATGAAGAGAGAGGTGAAGGCCGGAGTCAACTTCTTCAAACGTCTGGCTGTCGCAAGTGGCAAGCTTGATGACGCAAAAGCGCAGTTGTTTGCGGAGAAGCTCCAGAAACTATTATTGGACAAGTTTGAGGACCACTGGTACCCAGACAGCCCAAACAAAGGACAGGCGTTCAG ATGTATCCGGATAAATAAATGGATGCCCCATGATGAGGCGCTCCTTAAGGCGTGTGAGGAGTGTGAGCTCACAACCAGTGATCTAAGTCTTCCTCCGCAGGTCACTGTGTGGATCGACCCACTCAAGGTGTGCGCGAG ATCTGGAGAAAATAGCCATCCGTTCACAGTAGCCTGTTTCAGTGATAAAGAAGAAGGCACAAAGGAAGAAAAGGCCGTGTTGAACCTAGACACTTCAGATTATCACTCTGCTACGTCATCTGACTGCGGCTCTGCAGCATCCAGCGACACAGAGGAGGAGACAAAGAGTAAGGAGAAGCAAGAAGAGCCAGAAAAAGAAAAGATTGTCAAGAAGGCGTGGGCTATGGGCGAAGTTATACCACCTCTGGCCAGGACTTGGAAAGGCCGCAAAGACGCAGCAAATAAATTCCGATACAGCAAAAACATG GTTCCAGCAAACCCTCGGTATTTCTTCCATCCGGCACCAATGTGGCCCCACCAGTACCAGTACCTGCCCCCAGTTTGCACACACAGAGCTCCGccacagcctcaagtctttggTTTCTACGTCTTACCACAACCTCCTCCTCATTTCATCCTTCCTCTGGCCGCTCTTCATTAA